CTTACAAGCCGCGATCAAAGTCGGTTCTTAAAACGATATCATCGCTTGTTATCAAAAGGCATTTCCGCGAAAGAGACGTTACTCATTTTAAAACGATTCGAGCGTCATCCGTTCTCAGAAGTAGTCGGAGAAATGGAACAATGTCTTGAACAAGGAGACTCCTTTGCAGCATCCCTTGAACCGCTTGCGTTAACGAATACCTTAAAACGACTTCTATTTGTTGGAGAAAGGACAGAGCGACCGTTGCTCGTTCTTCGCCAAATCGTAAAACTGCTCGACCTCGAAACAGAAATGCGTTCGAAGTTTTGGAAGATGATCCGGTATCCGCTTGTTCTAGCAACCAGTCTATTCCTTCTGTTCTTCTTTTACGCCCTCTATGTATTTCCGTCTCTCCTTGAGATGTCGGACCCGAAGACTCTCCCCTCATTTCTGCATCTCCTTCTTCACCCCTCTGCGAAATATCTGCTCGCAAGTATTCCCGTTATTTTGTTAACCTCCGGTTACCTCTTTTTTCGCTTCTTTCCGTTAAACCGTATTTTACGACTGAAACCGTTACAGCGTTTGATTCGTCTCTACTACAGCTATTTATTCACGATCGAAGTAGGATCGTTCATCGATGCTGGCTTCTCGCTTGAAGAGACCTTTCGTCACCTCGAGCAAGGACAAGCGAATAAAAAAGGACATTTGTACGCTCGTCTACATGCTAAACAACAGGCAGGGGAACCACTTGCAGAAGCGCTTGGCGAAGATGAAATCATCGAAGCCGAGACGATTGGGATCGTCCATTTGGCGCGGGAAAGTGGCGATCTTGGTCCGTTGTTGCTTGAACAAGCGACACTCTTGCATGAGTCGATGGAAGAGGAACTAGAGAAAAAGTTGTTATGGATCGAGCCGATTTTGTACGGTGGAATGACGATCATGACGGGAACGTTGTTTCTCATCTTGTATTATCCGATTCAGCTAGCGATACAGCAGCTTCCATTCTAAACAGAGGAGACGATACGATGAAACAATTCTTAAAACGACAGGACGGATTCACCTTACTTGAGATGGCAGCCGTCTTATTGATCATTTCGTTGTTACTACTCGTTTTGATTCCAACGATGACAAGTGGAAAGGACCAGGCGAAAGGTGTCAGTTGTGAGGCGAACATTCGCGTCATTCGCTCGGAGGTTAATTTGTATTACGCGAAAGAGAAAAAGTACCCAGAATCGCTCCAGACGATCAATCGCGGAACAGCTGATAAACCGAATGCTCTCGTCTGTGATCAGGAGACATATACGTATGATCCGAAGACTGGCGAACTTACGAAGTGAACAAGGATTTACCTTATTTGAGATGACGGCGGTGCTGACAATCATTGCTTGTTTACTTGTTTTTTTGTTGCCGGCACTGTTTGAAAAACGACCGGACTGGATTCCGCTTGAACAAGAGGTTCGTCTGATGGAACAAGATATTCAGACGCTTCGACTCATGCAGTACTCAAAGCAAGATCAAGCATTGATGCAGTTTCGATTTCGAGGAGACGGTACAGGATACCTTATCCTTGCGGATGACAGGTTGTTATGGCAACGGACATTTCAAAATGGTCATACGTGTACCGTTCCGCCCTCGAATCGCATTATCTACTTCAAAAGCTATCACTCGATCTATGCAGCGACCTGGTCTTGCCGTTCGGCAACAGCCGAGTATGAAATCAAATTTTTACTTGGGAACTATCAAATGGCAATCCGTAAAGTGAGGTGAGAAGCATGCAGAACGAACGCCAAGCGGGCTTCTCTTTGCTTGAAGTGATGCTCTCTATCGTTGCAATCGGTATCTTCATGATGTTAGCGATTGATCCTTATCTCGATTTACGGACGAAACAAATGAAATGGGAACAAGAGACGGAACAGCTTGAGCAGATGGCTACGGATCAAGTTGAAAACCGAACAGCGTCCTATGTCCTGAAACAAGGAGCGTGGTGCAATGAAACGATGTGTCTTGCGAGCGGAATCCGGAATGACCCTTCTCGAACTGTCATTCGTCCTATGGCTGAGCCCACTTCTTCTGCTGGCAATCTTGACACTGACCCCACTCGTTCGTCCGCCGGAAGTCAACCGAATGAATGAAGAATTGTTCTTTCATACCGTGGAACGACTGATGTGGCGCAGTACGATGTGTGAGCGCCTCGGAGACGAGATTCGTGGAATGGACGTCAATCCGGGAGAGACAGCTGAAAAGTGGCGTCTCGTCCGTGTGCAAGATCAACTACGTCTCAAGAAAGAACAGGGAGGTGAACTGACATACGCCCGCGATGTCAAACAATATACCGTGACAGGGGATGCCGAGATTCTCTCGATTCAGTTGAACGACAGCAGACGTTCCTTCCGATGCGTCAGGAAGGATTCATCTTGATTCAAACGTTACTGTTACTGCTAGGAATGGGAGTCGTGCTCTTGATCTCTTGTCAGCAGATTGACGAAGAGATGCGGCGTCATCAGTTAGAGCAAGAAGCGCTCCAACTTGAATCTCTCATCCGAGCGGCAAAAGCAGATTGTACGAAGGACGAGACCCTTCGCTATCCAATCGGACAAGTCAGCTGTACAGCGACCGATAAAGGCTTTAAAATGGAAGCGAGATTAGAGAATGGTCAAAGAATCGAGGCGGTCGTCACACATGAGTAAGGTTTATTTGATTGGGTTTATGGGAACTGGTAAAACAGCCGTCGGACATCGATTGGGTATACAATACGAGATCGACGAACTGGATGAACGGTTCGAACAGGAACATGGACAAACGATTACCGCTTTTTTCGCTGAGCATGGCGAAGCAGGGTTTCGTACACATGAAAGCGAATTGTTGAAGAGTAGCAAAGCCGAAGTGGTTGTTACAGGTGGCGGGATCGTCGAACGAGAAGAGAACCGACTGTACATGCAGGAATCCGGAATAGTCGTCTGGATCGATACACCCTTTGATTTGATTTGGGAACGGATCGCCTCTGATCAAAATCGTCCACTCGTGACAGAACGGGAACAAGTGAGACGATTGTTTGAACGTCGCTATTCCTTATATGCTGTAGTGGCTACTGTCCGACTTGAAGGGACGGCATCAATCGAAGAATTAACGCGTGCGATTGAAACTGTATTGGAGGAGAAGTTATGATTTGGATTACATTAGGTATTATTTTATTGGCCATCGTAGGACTCGTGTTGTTCGGATTCAGTCTTTACAAAAAAAAGCTGTCTCAAGATATTCGGCAGTTAAAACAACTGATGGAGCGCTTTACGATTCGTCAGCAAACCTTGCAGACGAACATCGATCATACGACGCAGCGAATCGATCAAATCAAAGGGAATATCAATCGAATCACTGAAGAAGGAAATCGTGTGAAGCAAGGAGCGAGTCAATTGGTGACGGAAGGTCGTCGACTCCAGGAGGAAATCAAACGAACTGCCGGAATCAAACAATTTTGAAATGGCTTTCATGGGAAGAATATGAAACAATAGGAGAGAAGGGACAGGGTCCTTTCTCTCTTTTTCGTATGTTCCTTTTTCCGAATAATACTAGATAATTATGATTTTAATTGGTAAGATGGATTTGAAAATGGAACATTAAAGAGAAGAGAGAGTGAAAACGTTCGTAAATAGGGGGATTTGTATGAGTCAAACGACATTGAAAAGAACACCGTTATTCGAAACGGTTTCGCAAACCGGTAAGATGGTGGATTTTGCGGGATTTGAAATGCCAGTTTTGTTTTCCTCGATTAAAGAAGAACACGTTGCAGTAAGGGAAAATGTCGGCATGTTCGATGTCTCGCACATGGGAGAACTGTTCGTCAGCGGACCGGATGCTCTGACGTTTTTACAAGCTACATTATCGAACGATATTTCGAAGATTGCGGTGGGGCAAGCGCAATATAATGTCTTATGCCAAGAAGACGGTGGGACAGTGGATGATTTACTCGTCTATCGTTTGGCAGAAACGGACTATCTTCTCGTCGTCAATGCTTCGAACATTGAAAAAGACGAACAACATTTACGTCACTATCTAACAGGGGACGTCACGCTTGAGAATCAGTCGGAACAATATGGCCAAATTGCTGTCCAAGGACCACGTGCGGAAGCCATTCTTTCTGGCATGACATCACTTGTCTTATCAGAAATCGGATTTTTCAAGTTCCAACGGGGGACGGTTGCAGGAGTGGAAATGATCGTCTCACGCAGTGGGTACACAGGGGAAGATGGGTTCGAACTCTACATGGCAGCTGGTGACGCACCTGCTGTCTGGCAAGCACTGCTTGAGCAAGGTGTCGTACCATGCGGGCTCGGAGCACGCGACACATTACGTTTTGAGGCATGTCTTCCGCTTTATGGACATGAATTATCAGCAACGATTTCACCAATCGAAGCGGGAATGGGATTTGCGGTCAAACCACAAGTCAAACCGTTCGTCGGTTCGGAAGTCTTGTTGCAACAGAAAGAACAAGGAGCACCGCGGCGCTTGATCGGTCTTGAATTACTCGATAAAGGGATTGCGCGTCAAGATGCACCGGTTTGGCATGACGGGGAAGTCGTTGGAGTCGTGACGACAGGTACATTGCCGCCGACAGTCGGAAAAGCGATTGCTTGGGCACTCGTTCCTGCAGAAGTAGCGGAACAAGATCAATTTGAAGTGGAAGTACGCGGAAAACGTTTAGCAGCGAAACGAACAGCGACACCGTTTTATCGTCGCACGAAATAAGGGGGATATTTCTATGGATTTTCGTTATTTACCAATGACAGTAGAAGATGAGCAGGCGATGTTACAGACGATCGGTGCAGCATCGATCGAAGATTTACTCGCTGATATCCCGGCATCCGTCCGTGATAACGGTACATTGGAAGAAGTCGGTGTGCCACTTCCGGAAACGGACTTGATTCGGACGCTATCGAAGCTTGCCGACCAAAACATGAATACGAAACAATATCCGTCGTTCCTTGGCGCTGGCATCTATGATCACTATGCACCTGCTGTCGTCAATCATATGTTACTGCGCTCAGAGTTTTACACTGCCTATACACCGTATCAGCCAGAGATTTCGCAAGGCGAACTACAAGCGATCTTTGAATTTCAATCGATGATTTGCGAGTTGACAGGGATGGATGTCGCGAACTCGTCGATGTATGACGGCATCACGGCGTTAGCGGAAGCGGCTATGCTTGCGTGTGCCCATACGAAGAAAAAGA
This region of Exiguobacterium acetylicum DSM 20416 genomic DNA includes:
- a CDS encoding prepilin-type N-terminal cleavage/methylation domain-containing protein; protein product: MIRRLANLRSEQGFTLFEMTAVLTIIACLLVFLLPALFEKRPDWIPLEQEVRLMEQDIQTLRLMQYSKQDQALMQFRFRGDGTGYLILADDRLLWQRTFQNGHTCTVPPSNRIIYFKSYHSIYAATWSCRSATAEYEIKFLLGNYQMAIRKVR
- a CDS encoding type II secretion system protein; translated protein: MQNERQAGFSLLEVMLSIVAIGIFMMLAIDPYLDLRTKQMKWEQETEQLEQMATDQVENRTASYVLKQGAWCNETMCLASGIRNDPSRTVIRPMAEPTSSAGNLDTDPTRSSAGSQPNE
- a CDS encoding shikimate kinase → MSKVYLIGFMGTGKTAVGHRLGIQYEIDELDERFEQEHGQTITAFFAEHGEAGFRTHESELLKSSKAEVVVTGGGIVEREENRLYMQESGIVVWIDTPFDLIWERIASDQNRPLVTEREQVRRLFERRYSLYAVVATVRLEGTASIEELTRAIETVLEEKL
- a CDS encoding type II secretion system F family protein produces the protein MLSKGISAKETLLILKRFERHPFSEVVGEMEQCLEQGDSFAASLEPLALTNTLKRLLFVGERTERPLLVLRQIVKLLDLETEMRSKFWKMIRYPLVLATSLFLLFFFYALYVFPSLLEMSDPKTLPSFLHLLLHPSAKYLLASIPVILLTSGYLFFRFFPLNRILRLKPLQRLIRLYYSYLFTIEVGSFIDAGFSLEETFRHLEQGQANKKGHLYARLHAKQQAGEPLAEALGEDEIIEAETIGIVHLARESGDLGPLLLEQATLLHESMEEELEKKLLWIEPILYGGMTIMTGTLFLILYYPIQLAIQQLPF
- a CDS encoding competence type IV pilus major pilin ComGC, with product MKQFLKRQDGFTLLEMAAVLLIISLLLLVLIPTMTSGKDQAKGVSCEANIRVIRSEVNLYYAKEKKYPESLQTINRGTADKPNALVCDQETYTYDPKTGELTK
- the gcvT gene encoding glycine cleavage system aminomethyltransferase GcvT gives rise to the protein MSQTTLKRTPLFETVSQTGKMVDFAGFEMPVLFSSIKEEHVAVRENVGMFDVSHMGELFVSGPDALTFLQATLSNDISKIAVGQAQYNVLCQEDGGTVDDLLVYRLAETDYLLVVNASNIEKDEQHLRHYLTGDVTLENQSEQYGQIAVQGPRAEAILSGMTSLVLSEIGFFKFQRGTVAGVEMIVSRSGYTGEDGFELYMAAGDAPAVWQALLEQGVVPCGLGARDTLRFEACLPLYGHELSATISPIEAGMGFAVKPQVKPFVGSEVLLQQKEQGAPRRLIGLELLDKGIARQDAPVWHDGEVVGVVTTGTLPPTVGKAIAWALVPAEVAEQDQFEVEVRGKRLAAKRTATPFYRRTK